In Sulfuricurvum sp., one DNA window encodes the following:
- a CDS encoding HD domain-containing phosphohydrolase — translation EAIHIFGRIVAFADVLDAISSTRAYKKGWPLNDIFAHIKSERGKHFDPKIVDLFFDNFSLFLDIKEKHENPL, via the coding sequence GAGAAGCAATTCATATTTTTGGCCGTATCGTAGCATTTGCAGATGTACTCGATGCTATCAGTAGTACACGAGCTTATAAAAAAGGATGGCCACTAAATGATATATTTGCCCATATTAAATCTGAACGTGGAAAACATTTTGATCCTAAAATCGTTGATCTTTTTTTCGATAACTTTTCCCTCTTTCTGGATATCAAAGAAAAGCACGAAAATCCCCTTTAA